A DNA window from Thermogemmata fonticola contains the following coding sequences:
- a CDS encoding cytochrome c oxidase subunit 3, giving the protein MSAHTHSSVLKHHFDHLEQQHASERLGMWMFLATEILFFGGLFGAYTVYRLYYPTEFEFASSKLNRVIATINTLFLITSSMTITFGIRAAKLGDRAGLIRYLVLTLLLGGAFMVMKGFEYNADFEERYVPGTLFRSEYNAAFEAVFPTSPLQPPLSKEQAKAYFEQDAQSAHPKHQHWAAELVLLNYGKSTKDPDYIDPGKVQLFLSFYYIMTGIHGIHILVGLGCIVWLIIEAARGAIPPENYSTVEVVSLYWHLVDGIWLFLMPLLYLAGAGWAGH; this is encoded by the coding sequence TTGTCGGCCCACACGCATAGCTCAGTGCTCAAGCACCACTTCGATCACCTCGAGCAGCAGCATGCCTCAGAACGACTGGGGATGTGGATGTTTTTGGCCACGGAGATTCTCTTCTTCGGCGGCCTGTTCGGAGCCTATACGGTCTACCGGCTCTACTACCCCACCGAGTTCGAGTTTGCCAGCTCCAAGCTCAACCGGGTGATTGCGACGATCAACACGCTGTTTTTGATCACCAGCAGCATGACCATCACCTTCGGCATCCGGGCGGCGAAGCTGGGGGACCGCGCGGGGTTGATCCGCTATCTGGTGCTGACCCTGCTTTTGGGCGGGGCCTTCATGGTGATGAAGGGGTTCGAGTACAACGCGGACTTTGAGGAGCGTTACGTCCCCGGCACGCTCTTCCGCAGCGAATACAATGCGGCCTTCGAGGCGGTCTTTCCGACCAGCCCGCTGCAACCGCCGCTGAGCAAGGAACAGGCCAAAGCTTACTTCGAGCAGGATGCCCAGAGCGCCCACCCCAAGCATCAGCACTGGGCTGCCGAGCTGGTTCTGCTCAACTACGGCAAGAGCACCAAGGACCCCGACTACATCGATCCGGGCAAGGTCCAGCTCTTCCTGAGCTTTTACTACATCATGACTGGCATCCACGGCATCCACATTCTGGTCGGCCTGGGATGCATTGTGTGGCTGATCATCGAAGCCGCCCGCGGCGCCATCCCGCCCGAAAACTACTCCACCGTAGAAGTCGTCAGCCTCTACTGGCACCTGGTGGACGGCATCTGGCTCTTCCTCATGCCGCTGCTGTACCTGGCCGGAGCCGGATGGGCAGGCCACTAA
- a CDS encoding cytochrome C oxidase subunit IV family protein translates to MAHESHHLKPGALEFDRETDSPSLLLGVWLVIVLMALASIGLSSLGLGKYALPVQLIIACIQAGLVAYYFMHLRQSDRVVILTALSSLFWMGILFVLVLADYLTRTRHVGW, encoded by the coding sequence ATGGCTCACGAATCGCATCATCTCAAACCAGGAGCGCTGGAATTCGACCGGGAGACCGACAGCCCCAGCTTGCTGCTGGGCGTGTGGCTGGTCATCGTGTTGATGGCCTTGGCTTCGATCGGGCTTTCCAGTCTGGGACTAGGAAAGTATGCCCTGCCGGTGCAGCTCATCATCGCCTGCATACAAGCCGGTCTGGTGGCGTATTACTTCATGCACCTGCGGCAGAGCGACCGCGTCGTGATTCTGACAGCGCTGTCCTCGCTCTTCTGGATGGGCATCCTGTTCGTCCTGGTTCTGGCAGACTATCTGACCCGCACCCGGCATGTGGGGTGGTGA